The Halotia branconii CENA392 region TAATACAGCCTGAGAAACTTGTTACCTACCGATACCACTTTTATCAAGAGGTAACTCTATTTTATGTTCACGAGAACCGAACTGGAACTGTTGACAATCCAACAGTTAAGAATTTTATGTAATCGCTATGGATTACGCCCTACTGGAAACTCAGGTTACAAGGATTCGTACATTACTACCCTGATGGCATTTTCGGTATTAGCTCTCAAGCAGTTAGAAGATAATAAAGGGTTGAGATTACCATCATTCGGTAGTTTACAGGCTATGAATATAGCCTTAGACGAGATGAACACCCCTACTGACGAACAAATAGCACTGATTAGAATATCTTTGGAAGGTAGGCGTATGAATTATCCAGATAGGTACGACCAAGAGAAGTTGTTAGCCATTTATAAAGCTAAATTAGCCCTGGAACAAGTGATTAACTTATTAGAGGTTCACTAATCAATTTTTAATCTGTATTAAGGGAGTTTGACCACTCCCTTGTTTTTTCAGCTGAAGTTAATTATGAAACCCTGATACCAAGTCTAGCTGTTCCCTGCGGGTGAACGAAATTTTGTGTGGGATTTCTAGCTAAGTATCCAAAAAATTATCCTCCACACTCCCCACACTCCCCACACCTTTTTTCGCTCACCCAGTTCCCTGCTATAACATTGTATTCGGGCGTGTTTACTATTCGGGAGTCTAAAAATGTCAAAACAGCTGGGTCAAAAAATTGCACCCATACCGATGTCAACTGATATCGGGGTGGTGGATTTGATTGATAATTACTTCACTGCTTATAATTCGGCGCGGTTACGAGAAATCTGCCAACTATTAAGTCGTGATGTACTCACAGCAGACGTTACCGTGGGAGTTAGTCTTTCCGGTGCGATGACACCAGCCGGCTTTGGGGTTTCTGCGCTTGCACCCTTAATTCGTAATGGTTTTATTGATTGGATGATTAGCACTGGCGCTAATCTTTATCATGATATGCATTATGGCTTGGGTTTTGAATTGTTTGCTGGTAATCCGTTTTTGGATGATGTGAAACTGCGTCAACAAGGCACTATCCGCATTTATGACATTATCTTTGGCTATGATGTGCTGCTAGAAACTGATGCTTTCATCCGTAAGATTTTGCAAGCAGAACCGTTTCAAAAGCGCATGGGAACCGCCGAATTTCATTATTTACTTGGTAAGTATGTCCGGGAAGTAGAAAAGCAATTGGGAGTAAAGCATTCTTGTTTGCTGGCTACAGCTTACGAATATGGTGTACCCATTTATACTTCTTCTCCTGGAGATAGTTCCATTGGCATGAACGTGGCAGCTTTGGCCTTAGAAGGTTCCCAGTTAATTTTAGATCCTGCAATTGACGTAAATGAGACAGCTGCGATCGCATATTCGGCGCGAGAATCAGCAGGTAAAAGCGCCGCTGTAATCATCGGCGGTGGTAGCCCGAAGAACTTTTTATTACAAACCCAACCGCAAATTCACGAGGTTTTAGGACTAGAAGAACGCGGACATGATTACTTTATCCAGTTTACCGATGCTCGTCCAGATACAGGCGGTTTGTCAGGGGCAACTCCCTCAGAAGCCGTTAGCTGGGGTAAAATTGACCCGGAAGAGTTACCCAGCACAATTGTTTGCTATACCGATAGCACGATCGCTTTACCATTGGTGACAGCATACGTGATCAAACAGTGCCAGCCCCGGACTTTGAAGCGATTGTATGATCGACGAGAAACAATGTTTGACAAATTACAAAAAGATTATTTAGCAGCCAAAACCCAACCATTAGATCAAGTTCCTGCGGCTGTAGCCGATAGTGCATCCCAACAAGCAGCTACTTATCCTTGCGGTAGAATGATTCCTAATACTCCTTAAGCAAAATTGGGAATGGGGGAAACGAACAATAATGATTTCTCTCCTCCCTATTTAGATTGCGATCGCTTCATAACTAAACATTGCCATATATCGCGATCGCTGCTCCCCAAATATATTTAGTGCCTTCAAAGGCTAAAAAGCAGATTAATTTTGGCAGAGTTTCTCATTAATCAGCATTTAAAAGCCTTAACGAAGGATCGCAAATTCTGTTAATTTAAGTAATTTCTCCTAATTTATAAATTGTCATAGCTTACGGCAAAGCTTGTACTTACGTAATTTGTAATTGACTTTAATCGGCTAGCTATGCCGTGAAAACAAGATTTTACCAAAGAAAAAGATTTTGTTTATTTGTATATTTTTTATCTTGACGCTGATAACTTCATAAGTTAGAAAATAGGAATCTACGCAATATATTATACGTAGTTCTATCTATAACGTATAGCCTCTAGCTGTTCAACTCCGGCATAGAGAAATTTAATTATGCACTGAGGCGGGAGTTTTTGACGAACGCTAGCTTTTGCCTGAGTAAAAAGCTAATCGGGAATTTATGTACATTCTCAATGGCGTGGAATGCACGTTTTTTGTAGGGATACACAGTTAGCTGTATGCCCAAATGTGTCGTATCTATGACACACCATAAGACTCACCTCAACTTGTCTTTTTCACTTGGGGATGTGTTGATTTTGGCTGACAGAAAACAGGGTTTTCATCTACTTGAAATTACTACACCATTCATTCCAGATTCATTTCCACCTTTACGTAAGGACAAAAATTGATGTCAGATATTTGGGAAAATGCCATAAATCTCACTCTCAATACCCCTTTGACAGGCACTTGGTCAGGTGCTGTCAACGACTATCAGTTTGCTGTAAACAATACTTTTACTGGCATTGGACAAACAGCAACCACAGCCACAGGTGCAGATGTAGTTTACAAGTTCACTGCTCCCAGTGCAGGCACTTATTCCTTACGCGTCAAAGCCTCGACTTCTGCACCTGATATTGTGCTGTATGCCCTGAATAGCATACCAGCAACGACTCCCAGCACACCCATCAATATTAACTCTGCTAACGTCTTGGCAGGAGCTAATCGTAACAGTAGCAATAGCCAGCCAAGAGCGGAAGAGGTCTATAATCTCTCCTTAAGCGCCAATCAAACCATCTACTTAGTAGCGGATATCGCCTCTGGCACTAGCACCTCTGGCTTTACAGTAGAAGTTAACCCAACGGTAACGGAAACAGAGTCCAACGATACACCTGCTACTGCCAACCCCTTGTTTTTTGGTATCGAAGGCTCAATTAACCAAATTGGAGACTTTGACTATTACAGCTTATACCATTTCACGAAAAGCCTGATACAAATAAAGCATCCAGAATAAAACCCCAACCTGTAATATTCGCAACAATTGATGTGTTTAATTCCTCAAGACGTTGCCAAATAACTGTTCTTAACTCGTCCAAATTAGCAAAGCATTCCCAACTTAAATTCCTTTTTACTTCTTCCCATAAACGTTCAATGGGATTGACTTGGGGAGTATGTGGAGGTTGAAATAATAAAATAATATTTTCTGGAATTTTAAGAGTCTGGCTTAAATGAAAAGCACCATTGTCTAATTGAAGTATGTGTATATCTTCCGGATACGTAGCTGCAAACTGTTCTAAAAAGATATTGAAGCAAGCTGTGTTGAGATGAGAGAATTCCCAAATATAATACTCACCAGTTAACGGCTCTACTAAACCATATAAATAGAAATTTTCTCGTTTCCATTGCATGATGCCAATAGGTTTAATGCCACAAAGCGTGATCAGTCTTCCTAATTCTGTTTTTAATCCTACACGGCTTTCATCACCACACCAGTATCTAATTTCTTTATGTTTATCTTTTGGCTCTATGACGTGTTTTTTTATAACTTCTAGGTATTGTGGCAGTTTTTTTTAAATTCTAATTCTGCTTCTTCATTGTGTTTTATCCCTACTGCTCTTGGTACTTTTAACTTCGCTTTCATTCGATAGCGTACTGTATCATGTACTACTTTATACGACGCTCTCACACCTTGAACCGCTTTCAACCATGTTCGGATTTCTTCATAGCTTTTAAATCCAAATGGCTGTTCAAGTTCTTTTAAAAGTTGTTCTTTGGTCGAACCATCAATAATTGGCGGTCGCCCTGGACTTTTTTTTGTTGACAATAGACCGTTTATTCCCGACTCTGTATATGTTTTTAACCATCTTTGCACTGTCACTCTTTCTCTGCCTACGACAAAAGCTGCATCCTGTACCGTTCTTACTTGCCCCATTTTCAGTAAATACAAAGCTTGAACTCGTTCACGGCTTGATGCTGTTTTCTGTTTGACGAGCAGTTCATGCAACTGTTGGACTGATTCTTTTATTTCGACTTTGGTGACTCCAACCATTTTTACCCGTTCATATTTATTCCTAATTTATCTGTATCATACTTTTAGTGAATTGGTATTAGGTACTCCAGCATCTGGGTCGCGGGTGTTTGCATTTATTGACGGGTTGGCTGGTAACACTTCTGATTTTGATCTGCGTGTCACCACAGCAACTGACACTTTGGAGTATGATGATTTAGATGGAGATGTTCTGTTTGGGCAATCAGGTTTCAACCCTAGTATTGCCGGCACCTCTTTAACAGGTGTTCCCAGTTACTTGCAGGTGACACGTTACCAGAACTCCACTGTGGCTGAACCCTATCGTCTCTACGCAGTGGTGCAACCCGGTATTGCTAATGCCACCGTTGAAACTGAGGGTAACGACACCCTAATCACCGCCAACACTGCCAGTAATAACTATTTTTCCGGGGCGCTCTCCTCAACGGCTGACTTAGACTTTTACGCCTTTACTGCTCGCGCTGGCGATTTAGTATTTCTGAGTTTGGATGCTGACCCCCTCCGCAACAACACACCCTTTGACGGTAGGTTAGCCCTGCTGGATAGCACCAATACTATTTTAGTTAATGTTAATGGTGGCGGTGGTTCTTCTAATACCACTTTAGGCATAGGCAGCCTCACAGTCAGCAATCCCAACTATCCCAGTGAAGGGCTGGTCTATCGCATCCTCACTGATGGTACTTACTACGCCCGTGTGAATGCAGCCTCTACATCCATCGGCGATTACCTGCTTTCTATCTACAGCATTGCAGCCACCTCAAACAGCATTCAAGGCACATCAGGTGCAGATGTCTTGTTTGGTACACCAAGTGACGATAGCATCAACAGTGGAGATGGCAATGATCGCATTTTCGGTATAGCAGGTAACGACACCCTAAATGCTGGCGCAGGTAACGACTATGTATTTGGCGGCGTAGGCAATGACATTATCAATGGTGACGATGGTAATGACTTTTTGTATGGCGAAGCCGGCGATGACATCATCAATGGTGGCGACGGTGGCGACAACCTCAATGGTGGCGCTGGTAGTGATACCCTCAATGGTGGTTTAGGCGATGATATCTACACTGTTGATGCAGATGACACAATTAATGAAAATGCCAATCAAGGCATAGATCAGGTCAACGCGGAGATATCTTGGACACTAGGAAATAATCTTGAAAACCTCACCCTCAGAGGTAATGCCGCAATTAATGGTACTGGCAATGAACTCAATAACCAAATCTTTGGTAACGATGCTGTCAATACCTTGAATGGTGGCGGTGGTAATGATTGGCTTTTAGGCAAAGGCGGTAACGACACACTTATTGGTGGCGATGGCAACGACCGACTCGATGGCGGTAGTGGTGATGACATCCTCAATGGTGGTAATGGTAATGATCTTTATGAAGTAGATAGCCTCAATGACCAGCTGATTGAAGCTGTAGATGCTGGCACAGATACAGTTTTGTCTTCTGTAACTTGGACGTTGGCTGATAACTTCGAGAACCTAACTTTGATTGGCACTCAAGTTATTGATGCTTCAGGCAATAGCGTTAATAACCGCCTACAAGGTAATGCCGCTAATAATGTTTTGTCTGGTCTTGATGGTAATGACTACCTCGCTGGCAATAATGGTGATGATGTACTCATCGGCGGTATTGGTAGTGATACCCTTGTCGGTGGTTTGGGTAGAGATATGTTTGACCTTGCTGATACTCGTACTGGTGGCTTTGATACTCTAGTTGATTTCAAGGTGGGCGATGATACTGTTTTACTCTCGGCTAGCGACTTTGGGCTAACTCAATCATCAGGTGTTCTCGATTCTGGTTTGTTTGTTCTTGGTAGCATTGCTACTAATAATACTCAACGCTTTATTTACAATCAAACTCAAGGTTCTCTTTGGTTTGATAGTGATGGCAATGGTGGTAATGCGGCGGTACAGATTGCTTCGTTCTCAAATCGTGTTGCTCTTTCTAATACTGATTTTCTAGTGTTTGATAATGGTGGTTTAACATAGCTCTATAGCGATAGCCACAATTGTTATGACATTTATGTGTTCCCTTTGAATCAGAATACGATGTCCTAAATGAACGTGAGTTCGACGTTTATAAAGAACCCCTTTTTAAACCTCTCTCCCACGGTGGGAGAGGTTCATCGAACTCACGTTTTATGAGGTGTGCGATCGCACCATACTAATGATGTAGTCAAAAAAATACGCTCATATTGTGAAAACCTGTTTGAGCAAATTATGTTTTAGATCAAAGAATGCTCTATGGCTTCGGCCACGGAAAGTGTCAAAAAGGTTCCCAGCCAGTTCCTTTGTAGCCATAATCAAAAATCTCTGGATGCAAAATATCTGCCAAAATTTCTAAAGAATCTGCTAGTCGTGGCCCTGGACGGTTGAAGTAGGCATTACCATCTGTAATGTAAACTCTACCACATTGAACAGCATGGAGTTTTTCCCACTCTGGACGTTGAGCTAATAACTGGGCTTCTTGACGAGTGCGATTTAAATCAAAACCGCAAGGCATAAAAACAATCACATCTGGATTACTGACTATTAATGTCTCCCATTCCAACTTAGGAGAAGGTTGGCCTACTACGCTAAAAAGTGACTGTCCTCCTGCTAAATTGACTAATTCGGGAATCCAATTCGCACCTGTCATTAAAGGATCAATCCATTCAATACAGGCAACTTTGGGAAATTCGTTGAGAGAAAGTCCTTGGATTTTTGTCTGACAAATTTTGACGCGAGCTTCTAAGTTTTCGATTACCTTTACTGAGTCTACGCTAAAAGTATTACCTACTCGTTCAATATCAGCCCAAACATCCTCAAGAACATTGGGGTGTAAAGAAATAATCTGGGGTGAACTGTGGGTGAGGCTAGCAACTGCTTTTTCGACTTCTTCAAGGCTGACAGCACAAACGTCACACTGGTCTTGAGTGATAATGTGGGTAGGCTGTAATTGCTCTAAGACATCTGTTTTGATTTGATAAATACTAAGAGCAGATTGTAATAAATTATTTACTTCACCGTGAATTTCGTTGCTGGGAACGTTGCTATCCAACCGGGCTTGGGTACAAATAGGGCGATTCTGGATTTCTGGAGGATAATCACATTCGTGCGATCGCCCAACAATTGCATCAGTTAACCCCAGCGTAGCTAAAATCTCTGTTCCGCTGGGAATTAAAGAGACGATTCTCACACTACTATTTGTCATTATTCTACCTCTGCAACAGCTGTTACACTAATTTTTACAAACTTCAACCCTTAGGGTATCTTTCTCTAGAGGAATGCACAGATTTTTAAATAGTCAGGATTTGCAATATAGCTGTTTTTAATTGTGAGTACTACGTAATTACTTAAGTAATTAGAACTAAATTATCACAAATTTTATACTTTTTAAGTTCTGCTGAGAGTTGCGTGTATTTTTTGATTGCCGAAAATACTTCCTTATTTGACTCAGGAGTTAGGATTCAATTAAATTTTTCCTCTTTACCTGACTAATTTTTTGAAGTTGCATGTATTGCATTTAGTCGAATGCCGTAACTCTTTTGATAAAGCTGTTGTGTAGGCGATAAGCACAACATGTAAAATAATTAACGTTCTACTGTTTTGTCATCATCATACAAAATTTAAAGCATTAGCTCCAAATTTATTCTTTAGGAGTGATGCAAACTTGGTATCTTCAGTGTTAACTAATGTAAGCATAAATAACTCTGTCTCTTAATCTATGGTTTTGACTCTTCGACTACGCTTAGGGTCAAATGATTTAGGTTCAGGAATTTAAAAGGTACGTAGATTTTGCGAACTCAATTTACAGATTTTGTTATATTACGTTTTTTGTTGAAATATAATAAAGATTTAACAAATGTTTATCGTTTACGTAGACCGTTAACCATGAGTCAAAAGCAAGCGATCGCTCTTGATCTAGCAACTGAAGCGAAAGATGAAGTTTGCGCTTTAGAAGGGTTAAGAATGGAGATACAAGAATATTTACTGATTAGAAACATAAAATCAATAATTTTATACAGAGATAAGCTACGTGTAAATGAACAACAAAATATTTTTGCCGTCAAATATTATTAGCAACAACTGCGATTTTTATCCAGTGGCTATTTTTCAAGTATTATATGACACCACATGAGGGTGGAATTACTGTAGATGATAACCATACCCTGGACAACATGACTAACTATGAAGTTACAGAACTAATTTCCCCAAACAGCTTTGAACTTTTCACCCTCGAATCACAAGATTTGATGAAAGAAAATATACCTTCCGGTTGTGAAAACCCCAGTGAAGTAATTGTAGTTAGAAAAGACGGTTCTACTTTTCCTGTAGAGCTGCAAGGTAAAGTAATTTCTTCCCAGGGGCAAACAATGCAGGTAATGGTGGTTAAAGATATTACAGAAAGTCAGCAAGCCCAAGAAGCTTTGCAAATTAAAGAAAACGAACAGCGCAAACAAAGTCAAACATTAGTGCAATTGGCAAGGAGTAAGACATTTCAACAAGGTAACTTAGATACGACATTAAAAGAAATCACTGAAGCTGCGGCTCGGACACTCTCAGTCAAGCGAGTTGGCGTATGGTTATACAACGAAGATTGTTCTGCGATTGAATGTGTTGATTTATACGATGTAATTACAAGAGAGCATACCTGTGGTAGGTCTTTTTTGAAAGCGAATTATCCTGCATATTTTCAGGCTTTAGAAGTAGAACGCAGTATTGCCATACATGATGCCATTAACGATCAAAGAACCCAAGAGTTATCTGCATCTTATCTTTCGGTATTTGGTATTGCTTCTTTGCTAGAAGCACCAATTTGGTTAGGTGGT contains the following coding sequences:
- a CDS encoding homospermidine biosynthesis protein, coding for MSKQLGQKIAPIPMSTDIGVVDLIDNYFTAYNSARLREICQLLSRDVLTADVTVGVSLSGAMTPAGFGVSALAPLIRNGFIDWMISTGANLYHDMHYGLGFELFAGNPFLDDVKLRQQGTIRIYDIIFGYDVLLETDAFIRKILQAEPFQKRMGTAEFHYLLGKYVREVEKQLGVKHSCLLATAYEYGVPIYTSSPGDSSIGMNVAALALEGSQLILDPAIDVNETAAIAYSARESAGKSAAVIIGGGSPKNFLLQTQPQIHEVLGLEERGHDYFIQFTDARPDTGGLSGATPSEAVSWGKIDPEELPSTIVCYTDSTIALPLVTAYVIKQCQPRTLKRLYDRRETMFDKLQKDYLAAKTQPLDQVPAAVADSASQQAATYPCGRMIPNTP
- a CDS encoding calcium-binding protein, with the protein product MTPTIFTRSYLFLIYLYHTFSELVLGTPASGSRVFAFIDGLAGNTSDFDLRVTTATDTLEYDDLDGDVLFGQSGFNPSIAGTSLTGVPSYLQVTRYQNSTVAEPYRLYAVVQPGIANATVETEGNDTLITANTASNNYFSGALSSTADLDFYAFTARAGDLVFLSLDADPLRNNTPFDGRLALLDSTNTILVNVNGGGGSSNTTLGIGSLTVSNPNYPSEGLVYRILTDGTYYARVNAASTSIGDYLLSIYSIAATSNSIQGTSGADVLFGTPSDDSINSGDGNDRIFGIAGNDTLNAGAGNDYVFGGVGNDIINGDDGNDFLYGEAGDDIINGGDGGDNLNGGAGSDTLNGGLGDDIYTVDADDTINENANQGIDQVNAEISWTLGNNLENLTLRGNAAINGTGNELNNQIFGNDAVNTLNGGGGNDWLLGKGGNDTLIGGDGNDRLDGGSGDDILNGGNGNDLYEVDSLNDQLIEAVDAGTDTVLSSVTWTLADNFENLTLIGTQVIDASGNSVNNRLQGNAANNVLSGLDGNDYLAGNNGDDVLIGGIGSDTLVGGLGRDMFDLADTRTGGFDTLVDFKVGDDTVLLSASDFGLTQSSGVLDSGLFVLGSIATNNTQRFIYNQTQGSLWFDSDGNGGNAAVQIASFSNRVALSNTDFLVFDNGGLT
- a CDS encoding IS630 family transposase → MPQYLEVIKKHVIEPKDKHKEIRYWCGDESRVGLKTELGRLITLCGIKPIGIMQWKRENFYLYGLVEPLTGEYYIWEFSHLNTACFNIFLEQFAATYPEDIHILQLDNGAFHLSQTLKIPENIILLFQPPHTPQVNPIERLWEEVKRNLSWECFANLDELRTVIWQRLEELNTSIVANITGWGFILDALFVSGFS
- a CDS encoding helix-turn-helix domain-containing protein, producing the protein MVGVTKVEIKESVQQLHELLVKQKTASSRERVQALYLLKMGQVRTVQDAAFVVGRERVTVQRWLKTYTESGINGLLSTKKSPGRPPIIDGSTKEQLLKELEQPFGFKSYEEIRTWLKAVQGVRASYKVVHDTVRYRMKAKLKVPRAVGIKHNEEAELEFKKNCHNT
- a CDS encoding cobalamin-binding protein, encoding MTNSSVRIVSLIPSGTEILATLGLTDAIVGRSHECDYPPEIQNRPICTQARLDSNVPSNEIHGEVNNLLQSALSIYQIKTDVLEQLQPTHIITQDQCDVCAVSLEEVEKAVASLTHSSPQIISLHPNVLEDVWADIERVGNTFSVDSVKVIENLEARVKICQTKIQGLSLNEFPKVACIEWIDPLMTGANWIPELVNLAGGQSLFSVVGQPSPKLEWETLIVSNPDVIVFMPCGFDLNRTRQEAQLLAQRPEWEKLHAVQCGRVYITDGNAYFNRPGPRLADSLEILADILHPEIFDYGYKGTGWEPF